The bacterium genome window below encodes:
- a CDS encoding Rrf2 family transcriptional regulator: MFKTETRYALHAVTVLARSEGLVRNSELAAHLNISLPMVAKIQNRLVQAGLVVSRPGPGGGYALARPAADIRLREVVAPTEGENWGHGCLLGLPRCDDENPCAMHPAWLKLRTHILAMLNDRTVAEMAAGTVEIDLRVEGSHELPQA; this comes from the coding sequence ATGTTCAAGACCGAGACGCGCTACGCGCTGCACGCCGTCACCGTGCTGGCCAGGTCCGAGGGGCTCGTGCGCAACTCGGAGCTGGCGGCGCACCTGAACATCTCCCTGCCCATGGTGGCGAAGATCCAGAACCGCCTGGTCCAGGCCGGCCTGGTCGTCAGCCGCCCTGGTCCCGGCGGAGGCTACGCCCTGGCCCGCCCGGCGGCCGACATCCGTCTGCGGGAGGTCGTGGCCCCCACCGAGGGGGAGAACTGGGGGCATGGCTGCCTCCTGGGCCTGCCGCGCTGCGACGACGAGAATCCCTGCGCCATGCACCCCGCCTGGTTGAAGCTGCGCACCCACATCCTGGCCATGTTGAACGATCGCACGGTCGCCGAGATGGCCGCCGGCACCGTCGAGATCGACCTGCGCGTCGAAGGATCACATGAACTTCCGCAAGCTTGA